From the genome of Onthophagus taurus isolate NC chromosome 5, IU_Otau_3.0, whole genome shotgun sequence, one region includes:
- the LOC111413603 gene encoding tRNA-splicing endonuclease subunit Sen2, with the protein MNLISPKKKFNKNLVKTDSILPFREKNDLFEGYFNGFSVIITNKNDVKELVEKGCFGKPEFSRAVSNHDPECVILRKRQFEYRKKYPIGKDLKKIIIVPDSESDDDYFTDLKPFYDFDKSLFSNNSLILSLHEAYFLAVELKCLKIANVENPWDEFKNINQYFIIDYAVYLHFRLKNWVIKSGLKFGCDFLLYKQGPAFYHASYVVIIDVINEKLDRILNLQRRSMEYKNLIGLYRLAETTGKELLICQVILPENVNLTSCDCLNCLCVNEVLFRRFIPSN; encoded by the exons atgaatttaatttcaccaaaaaagaaatttaacaaaaatctgGTTAAAACTGATTCTATTTTAccttttcgagaaaaaaacgatttatttgaAGGTTATTTTAACGGCTTTTCAGTTATCATCACCAATAAAAACGATGTGAAAGAATTGGTCGAAAAGGGTTGTTTTGGAAAGCCGGAATTTTCGAGGGCCGTTTCAAATCATGACCCAGAATGtgtaattttaagaaaaaggcAGTTTGAGTATCGTAAAAAGTACCCAATaggaaaagatttaaaaaagataattatagTTCCCGATAGTGAGAGTGACGATGATTATTTCACcgatttaaaaccattttatgattttgataaaagcTTATTTAGCAATAACTCGTTAATACTCTCATTACACGAAGCTTATTTCTTAGCTGTTGAgttaaaatgtcttaaaatcgCCAATGTTGAGAATCCTTGggatgaatttaaaaacataaatcaatattttattatcgatTACGcagtttatttacattttcgtttaaaaaattgggtTATTAAATCCGGTTTGAAATTTGGATGTGATTTTT tgcTTTACAAGCAAGGCCCTGCGTTTTATCACGCTTCTTATGTTGTAATAATAGATGTTATCAATGAAAAGTTAGATCGCATTTTGAATTTGCAAAGAAGATCaatggaatataaaaatttaataggtTTATATCGTTTAGCAGAAACAACAGGAAAAGAACTTTTAATTTGTCAAGTTATCCTCCcagaaaatgtaaatttaacatcttgtgattgtttaaattgtttatgtgTAAATGAAGTGTTATTTCGGCGATTTATTCCAtcaaattaa
- the LOC111413604 gene encoding COX assembly mitochondrial protein homolog, translated as MSEHTVLPSKYGGGPHGLGDPDDRSLRKVEIEVMIPKKMREIAKVEKCTEEVKQFTECCKNNSILMVVKCQKQNGELKDCLTKWYNDDDFKKRCREEYLKDRSEYRRTGVPVNQQKQRLPVSM; from the coding sequence atGTCTGAACATACGGTTTTACCCTCAAAATACGGTGGTGGGCCCCACGGTTTAGGCGATCCGGATGATAGATCATTGAGAAAGGTGGAAATCGAGGTTATGATACCAAAGAAAATGCGTGAAATAGCAAAAGTGGAAAAATGCACGGAAGAAGTGAAACAATTCACTGAATGTTGCAAAAATAATAGTATTCTAATGGTTGTTAAGtgccaaaaacaaaatggggaGTTAAAAGATTGCCTTACAAAGTGGTATAACGATGATGATTTTAAAAAGAGATGTCGAGAggaatatttaaaagataGAAGCGAGTACAGACGTACAGGAGTGCCTGttaatcaacaaaaacaaagattaCCCGTTAGTATGTaa
- the LOC111413602 gene encoding CDK5RAP1-like protein: protein MRSNLIKYPQFLRNFKRYQSTSVNLLKDDKETHQKEKNKRKLPDGPNLNHFLVNNLNSKKIFSKPKENVPYVKDVDFGSNRKVFFDVYGCQMNVNDTEIVWSILKSNNFVKTDVLEEADVVLIMTCSIRDSAEERIWGRLDYLRGIRNKRIKIGNRDMKVGILGCMAERLKEKVLEKDKTVDIIAGPDSYKDLPRMLALTENNQTAVNVLLSLEETYADITPVRLNEDSVTAFVSIMRGCDNMCTYCIVPFTRGRERSRPVKSILNEVKYLSDRGVKEITLLGQNVNSYRDVSNASEIFIPNTTPTHLAKGFKTVYKSKIGGLRFADLLERVSSVNPELRIRFTSPHPKDFPDEVLHMIREKSNICKNLHLPAQSGNTNVLERMRRGYTREIYLELVEHIREILPDVALSSDFICGFCGETDEEFDDTLSLIERVRYNNAYLFPYSMREKTTAHRRYEDNVPEKIKLNRLQKMVSLYRNIAETLNRQKVGELQLILIEGHSKRSKNQFQGRNDSNVKVIIPAGEIPVGDSNYLTDIKPGDYIVVQINDSSSQTLKGIPLYHTTLQDFHLKYKYVYPKCHDDYIKWHGGYLN, encoded by the exons atgcgttcaaatttaataaaatatccaCAATTTTTAAGGAATTTTAAACGTTATCAATCAACCTCGgttaatttattgaaagatGATAAAGAAACGCatcaaaaagagaaaaataagcGAAAATTACCAGATGGACCTAACCTCAATCATTTTTTGGTTAATAACCTAAATtcaaagaaaatcttttcaaaaCCAAAAGAAAACGTACCGTACGTAAAAGACGTCGATTTCGGGTCAAATCGAAAAGTATTTTTCGACGTTTACGGGTGCCAAATGAACGTGAATGATACCGAAATCGTTTggtcaattttaaaatcaaataatttcgTAAAAACGGATGTTCTTGAAGAGGCCGATGTGGTTTTAATTATGACGTGTTCGATAAGAGATAGTGCAGAAGAAAGAATATGGGGTCGATTGGATTATTTAAGAGGGATTAGAAATAAGCGGATTAAGATAGGTAATCGCGATATGAAAGTGGGGATTTTAGGTTGTATGGCTGAgcgattaaaagaaaaagtctTAGAGAAAGATAAAACTGTTGATATCATAGCAGGACCTGATAGCTACAAAGATTTACCTAGAATGTTGGCTTTAACAGAAAATAATCAAACTgctgttaatgttttattatcattagaAGAGACTTATGCGGATATCACCCCTGTGAGGCTTAATGAAGATTCCGTAACAGCTTTTGt ttccATAATGCGTGGTTGCGATAATATGTGTACATATTGTATAGTACCTTTTACGAGGGGGCGAGAACGTTCCCGACCTGTTAAATCAATCTTAAATGAGGTTAAATATCTCTCAGATAGAGGAGTTAAAGAAATAACCTTGTTAGGGCAAAATGTGAATAGTTATAGAGATGTTTCAAACGCTTCAGAGATTTTTATCCCAAATACAACCCCTACACATTTAGCGAAAGGttttaaaacagtttataaatcaaaaattggtGGGTTAAGATTCGCTGATTTACTCGAAAGAGTTTCCTCTGTTAATCCAGAGCTACGAATTCGCTTTACTTCGCCACATCCGAAAGATTTTCCCGACGAAGTACTCCat ATGATACGAGAAAAGTCCAATATTTGTAAAAACCTCCATTTACCAGCTCAATCGGGCAACACTAACGTTTTAGAACGAATGAGGAGAGGATATACTCGAGAAATTTATTTGGAATTGGTTGAACATATTCGAGAAATCCTTCCGGATGTTGCGTTAAGTTCCGATTTTATTTGTGGGTTTTGTGGCGAAACCGACGAAGAATTCGATGATACTTTGAGTTTAATCGAAAGAGTTCGCTACAACAACGCCTATTTATTTCCGTATAGTATGAGAGAAAAAACTACAGCTCATCGCCGTTACGAAGATAACGTCCcggaaaaaatcaaattaaatcgacTCCAAAAAATGGTCTCGTTATATAGAAACATCGCGGAGACTTTAAATAGGCAAAAAGTTGGGGAattgcaattaattttaattgaaggGCATAGTAAACGatctaaaaatcaatttcaaggGAGAAATGACTCGAATGTTAAGGTTATAATTCCTGCAGGAGAAATCCCTGTGGGTGATAGTAATTATTTAACAGATATTAAGCCGGGGGATTACATTGTTGTTCAAATTAATGATTCTTCATCACAAACTTTGAAGGGAATCCCTTTGTATCATACTACTTTACaagattttcatttaaaatataaatatgtttatCCCAAATGTCATGATGATTATATTAAATGGCATGGTggatatttgaattaa
- the LOC111413601 gene encoding ankyrin repeat domain-containing protein 6 — MIGGVSAAGGAALRAAAGVGDAPACSRLLGHARCVRFSRDELGRSALHLSASGGHVAVVRLLLAAAAPREIDSPDGAGCTALQRAAADGHEDVVKLLISRGADVNKQDSVHGNSALHEASWKGYSRTVSILVNSSCNLSQMNAGGFTALHLCCQNGHNQSCRELLLGGCDPDIQNNYGDTSLHTAARYGHAGVTRILISAQCRVSEQNKNGDTALHIAAAMGRRKLTRILLEAGCDKSVRNKQHETAEDIALRKDLHEIVNILDQQQLASEKMKKDRKKIKKRSKSKVRFDSTKKNEASSKDDVDLEKSKHWSPYGCHYYPDPEAFPAPRLDSLPSEPLKRGEQYYLDLAGNIRKGPVGVGYTCYCAPLFRHLEARMEKDKRELQKAQMRLGQRVAGLEQKISRGMHGRRSERIHSMREQQQTSLPRSRSLEMLDGNCKIPLHTARSMDELENQQQQQQEPRKTVKELIAQIQKKEAASSKTAENSESSDDEEDPPLQQHPTQPSYQCGTSLNQSSNHHHHPQHHSIATNPPSYENVPSMDAPPRSRSGLYSPTTMASLVDSKMRYIEPVVRVQEYDVRRYNEVSARFAKLRTLDNNNTKSNALEGSSRLLDSNKMFESTTRMLDNPQDNVDRDTNNDSGYSTKVYGSSKGNSPSLSGLDNDCLGASSLV; from the exons ATGATAGGGGGCGTGTCGGCCGCGGGTGGAGCTGCTCTAAGGGCGGCGGCCGGCGTCGGCGATGCCCCCGCGTGCTCCCGTCTCCTCGGCCACGCTCGTTGCGTGCGTTTCAGCAGGGACGAACTCGGGAGGTCGGCATTGCATTTATCAGCAAGCGGGGGTCACGTGGCGGTCGTGCGATTGCTTTTGGCGGCAGCCGCCCCCCGTGAAATCGACAGCCCCGATGGTGCCGGATGTACAGCCCTTCAACGGGCCGCCGCTGATGGTCACGAGGACGTAGTAAAACTCTTAATATCACGAGGAGCTGATGTCAATAAACAGGATAGTGTG catGGAAATAGTGCTTTACATGAAGCTTCATGGAAAGGTTACAGCCGAACTGTATCAATTTTAGTGAATTCCTCTTGTAATTTATCTCAAATGAACGCGGGCGGATTTACCGCGTTACATCTTTGTTGTCAAAACGGTCATAATCAATCGTGTAGAGAATTATTATTGGGCGGATGCGATCCGGACATTCAAAACAATTACGGTGACACCTCTTTGCATACGGCCGCTCGTTACGGTCACGCTGGGGTTACCCGAATTTTAATTTCCGCCCAGTGTCGAGTTTCCGAACAGAACAAAAACGGCGACACCGCGTTACACATAGCGGCTGCGATGGGCAGACGAAAATTAACTCGAATTCTTTTGGAAGCCGGTTGCGATAAATCGGTGCGAAACAAACAACACGAAACCGCCGAAGATATAGCGTTAAGAAAGGATTTACACGAAATCGTCAACATTTTGGATCAACAGCAATTAGCGTCGGAAAAGATGAAGAAAGATcggaaaaaaatcaaaaagcgGTCCAAGAGTAAAGTTCGATTTgattcgacgaaaaaaaacgAGGCTTCGTCGAAAGATGACGTCGATTTAGAAAAATCGAAACATTGGTCGCCGTACGGTTGTCATTATTACCCGGATCCGGAAGCGTTTCCGGCGCCGCGATTAGATTCGCTTCCTTCGGAACCGTTAAAACGGGGGGAGCAGTATTATTTGGATTTGGCGGGAAATATTCGGAAAGGGCCCGTGGGGGTTGGGTACACGTGTTATTGTGCCCCGCTTTTCCGGCATTTGGAGGCGCGCATGGAGAAGGATAAGCGAGAGCTCCAAAAGGCACAAATGCGTTTGGGGCAACGCGTCGCCGGATTGGAACAAAAAATTAGCCGGGGGATGCATGGAAGGAGATCGGAACGAATTCACAGTATGCGAGAGCAGCAACAAACGAGTCTTCCGCGATCGAGAAGTCTTGAAATGTTGGATGGAAATTGTAAGATACCGTTACACACTGCAAG aagTATGGATGAACTAGaaaatcaacaacaacaacaacaagaacCCAGGAAAACCGTAAAAGAATTAATCGCCCAAATCCAAAAGAAAGAAGCAGCCTCTTCGAAAACAGCAGAAAATTCAGAAAGTAGCGACGACGAAGAAGATCCACCACTACAACAACACCCAACGCAACCTTCTTATCAATGCGGCACATCGCTCAATCAATCTTCcaaccaccaccaccaccctCAACATCATTCGATTGCAACAAATCCGCCGAGTTATGAGAATGTTCCCTCCATGGACGCACCACCTCGCAGTCGTTCCGGCTTATATAGTCCAACAACAATGGCATCACTGGTCGATTCAAAAATGCGTTACATCGAACCTGTGGTGCGTGTTCAAGAATACGACGTGCGTCGTTATAATGAAGTTAGTGCTCGGTTTGCGAAGTTGCGCACCTTAGACAATAACAATACGAAAAGTAATGCGTTGGAGGGTTCTTCGAGGCTCTTGGATTCGAATAAGATGTTTGAAAGTACGACGAGAATGTTGGATAATCCGCAGGATAATGTCGATCGGGATACAAATAATGATTCCGGGTATAGTACAAAAGTGTATGGGAGCTCGAAAGGGAATTCGCCGAGTTTATCCGGATTGGATAATGATTGTTTAGGTGCGTCAAGTTtagtttaa
- the LOC111413599 gene encoding tudor and KH domain-containing protein homolog → MSLPTKALTTTLGITVVGIAGYLIYLLFKSDEDDDYNNTIPRAGKHKIVHVGVPKGVVGALIGRNGSNIKKIQDESNTRINTKDLENNPEKIFVISGSAEGCIMAENLIRDFVRNQPMVECFDMEVPHRCVGKIIGRCGEQIQEISSLSGAKINFANDDKSAAMRRLFIRGTKEQINLAKAYIEDIINKFDSVHKKMENSLAKREPRAPAKNGGVINSVESPKVERISPLPGQPDSQFDVYVSAMIDPSHFWVQLVSPKATELDQLVEDMTEYYSKKDNRDFHILDNLQPGDLVAALFKYDNKWYRAEVLKIHNSQVELYYVDYGDTDTTECSDAYELRTDFLQLHFQAIECYLGRVEPTEGSWSEEAVDKFEEWTHVAQWKKLSAKINGYTVREKVRAKREGSPVPGVELFDVSNDQDRNIGEELVRHGYAVFKKEEMGSRATSMSNVSLESC, encoded by the exons ATGAG CTTGCCCACAAAAGCATTAACAACAACCCTAGGGATTACCGTCGTAGGAATAGCTGGATATTTgatttatcttctttttaaatcCGACGAAGACGATGATTATAATAACACAATCCCGAGAGCGGGTAAACACAAGATAGTACATGTTGGAGTGCCAAAAGGTGTTGTTGGAGCGTTAATTGGTCGAAATGGAAGCAATATTAAAAAGATTCAAGATGAATCAAACACGCGAATTAACACCAAGGATCTTGAGAATAACCCAGAgaaaatttttgtgattaGTGGCTCAGCTGAAGGATGTATTATGGCAGAGAACCTTATTAGGGATTTCGTTCGAAATCAACCGATGGTGGAATGTTTTGATATGGAGGTTCCACATAGATGTGTTGGGAAAATAATTGGAAGATGTGGGGAACAAATTCAAGAGATTTCTAGCCTCTCAGGggcaaaaatcaattttgctAATGATGATAAATCAGCAGCAATGAGGAGATTATTTATTAGGGGAACTAAGGAACAAATCAATTTGGCCAAAGCTTATATTGAAGATATCATTAATAAGTTTGATAgtgtacataaaaaaatggaaaatagCTTAGCAAAAAGAGAACCTAGGGCTCCTGCTAAAAATGGGGGCGTTATTAATTCAGTTGAGAGTCCTAAAGTTGAAAGAATTTCACCTTTACCTG GACAACCTGATTCTCAATTTGATGTGTATGTATCAGCAATGATTGATCCTTCTCATTTTTGGGTACAATTAGTAAGCCCTAAAGCCACTGAACTCGATCAATTAGTTGAAGATATGACTGagtattattcaaaaaaagataatCGCGATTTTCACATCCTTGATAATCTCCAACCTGGTGATTTAGTTGCTGcactttttaaatatgataataaatg gTATAGAgctgaagttttaaaaattcataactccCAAGTAGAGCTTTATTACGTTGATTACGGCGATACAGACACTACAGAATGTTCAGACGCTTACGAACTTCGCACTGATTTTCTTCAACTTCATTTTCAAGCGATTGAATGTTATTTGGGTAGGGTGGAACCTACGGAGGGTTCTTGGTCGGAAGAAGCGGTCGATAAATTTGAAGAATGGACTCATGTGGCTCaatggaaaaaattatcgGCGAAAATTAATGGGTACACTGTTCGCGAGAAAGTAAGGGCAAAACGCGAAGGTTCTCCTGTCCCTGGAGTCGAATTATTCGACGTCAGTAACGATCAGGATAGAAATATTGGGGAGGAATTGGTCAGACATGGATACGCGGTGTTTAAAAAGGAAGAAATGGGAAGTCGGGCTACTAGTATGAGTAATGTTAGCCTCGAGtcgtgttaa
- the LOC111413551 gene encoding chondroadherin encodes MLFHLSVIATFLILFEPNPTVSEDTQEFLNSDHLCSFCKCSTSTTTLTINCSNKSLERTIANWPETNATEIVATFSYNNMKSVKQFPGSNATIKLVLSHCNIEDMEPGLFESSINIYYLDLSYNKIRSDVLNANVFKGPYNNTNFEPISLEYLNLGFNEIHSLHRNIFEHMPNLKLLNLEGNNFRVIDDQTALAFANIPKLAVLNLAFNRLTDVSTNVLTNFPELTDLNLSNNDLDFMPLSLSLLKKLEVLILDNNPIRFLDEPSFLGLDDLLEVSAKNLTELTHIKTNTFAPCKKLQKLDLSHNVKLETIEAQAFLKSEKLKELHLTNTKINTLTVDILNWGELNVLELSHNQLYCDCNLYNISLLISQDIKRNKNGPYCRDIRGMRSLEVYNLTDEVCKNKPFNPQYLVSVHKTSPYLRLSLVLLTVVIIVSSFIAVILCYTKWKSWQRNQSYPFARQVIYNPITTNVHL; translated from the exons ATGTTGTTTCATTTATCG gTTATcgcaacatttttaattttattcgagCCAAATCCAACGGTTTCCGAAGACACCCAAGAATTTCTAAATTCCGATCACCTTTGCAGCTTTTGCAAATGTTCGACATCAACAACAACCTTAACCATAAACTGTAGCAACAAAAGCTTAGAAAGAACGATAGCAAATTGGCCGGAAACCAACGCAACCGAAATCGTCGCAACTTTTAGTTATAACAACATGAAAAGTGTTAAACAATTTCCGGGATCGAATGCAACGATTAAGTTGGTTCTATCTCATTGTAACATAGAAGATATGGAGCCGGGGTTATTTGAGAGTtcaataaacatttattactTGGATTTGAGTTATAACAAGATAAGAAGTGACGTTTTAAACGCGAACGTTTTTAAAGGGCCGTACAATAACACGAATTTCGAACCGATTTCTTTGGAATACCTTAATTTGGGTTTTAACGAAATCCATTCGTTGCATAGAAACATTTTCGAGCACATGCCCAATTTGAAGTTGTTAAATTTAGAGGGAAACAATTTTAGGGTTATTGACGATCAAACGGCTTTAGCTTTCGCGAACATACCAAAACTGGCCGTGTTAAATTTAGCTTTTAATCGTTTAACGGACGTTTCCACAAACGTATTGACGAATTTCCCCGAATTAACCGACTTGAATTTATCAAACAACGATTTGGATTTTATGCCGTTAAGTTTGtcgttgttaaaaaaattggaagtTTTAATTTTGGATAATAATCCGATTCGATTTCTCGATGAACCGTCGTTTTTGGGTTTGGACGATTTGTTGGAAGTTTCAGCGAAAAATTTAACCGAACTCACCCACATCAAAACCAACACTTTCGCGCCGTGTAAAAAGTtgcaaaaattagatttatcTCATAACGTTAAGTTGGAAACGATCGAGGCGCAGGCGTTTTTAAAAAGCGAAAAACTCAAAGAATTGCATTTAACGAACACGAAAATTAACACTTTAACTGTTGATATTTTGAATTGGGGGGAGTTAAATGTGCTTGAATTGTCGCATAATCAACTTTATTGCGATTGtaatttgtataatatttcgttgttgatatctcaagataTTAAGAGAAACAAAAATGGGCCTTATTGTAGGGATATTCGGGGGATGAGGAGTTTGGAGGTTTATAATTTAACTGATGAAGTATGCAAAAATAag CCTTTTAACCCCCAATATTTAGTTAGCGTCCATAAAACTTCGCCGTATTTAAGATTatctttagttttattaaccGTCGTTATCATCGTATCATCGTTCATCGCGGTTATTTTATGCTACACAAAATGGAAGAGTTGGCAAAGGAATCAAAGTTATCCCTTTGCCAGGCAAGTCATTTACAACCCCATTACAACAAATGTGCACCTTTAA